In the genome of Arachis stenosperma cultivar V10309 chromosome 6, arast.V10309.gnm1.PFL2, whole genome shotgun sequence, the window AAAGTATGTTGttaggaagaaaaataataagagGGTTGAGGCAATTAAAGATGATATTCAGACTTAAAGTGGTAAATCGTTAGCATATGATGAAGAATTAGAGAGAAAAGACACGTGGAATCTAATCCATAGAATTAGGGACGTAAAAGAGGCATAAGAGAGAACCATAAATACAAGGCTGAAGGTTATGCATTGCAGCGTTGAGTggtatattcttttttttttctctcacaAATTCTGTTCTTTACTTCTCTgaatttcttttcatttttcttttgttggtAAATCAGGTTCTACAATACTTGTGAAAAAGTCTTAGACCAATTCTCTTACTTCTTTTTTACAAGTCCTCAATAATTCacttactaaaattttatattccATTATAGTTTATATCACTATTTCATTGATGTAATTGTTTAATTTGATTATGTTCTTTTAAATTTagacatttattattttcttgagtaGTTCAacgtatttttttcttttatatgttAATTTAATTGTAAGATGAAAAAGACTAATTTAAACAGTCAAAATATTCTGTTTTTTTAGATCGATTATAGAAtgtaaatagcagaaattatATAgagcaaaattttttttccctttcaaTTGCATGAGAAATAAGAGAACTTGActgaaaatttatcaaattaataCAATTATATCTCAAcaatcaattatattaattatgcactaaaatcaattattaatataaaatatatattaaaaatgaattaaattacaatatatttatataaaaatatatgataattaattttgatgacTGATTTTTCTGTTGAGACGTTGATGCTTCACTTTATTGTGttgagttttttattttaaaaaaaaataattttctcaaCAATTCGGGTTCTACCAATGATGAATAAATGCTAGTTTGAAGGAATATGTAGAGGCAGAACTTGACTACCAACTACTATGCATATAAGGTTCTATACTCTCCCTGCAGCGTTTATAAAAGCATTTTTACACGAAGTATCTAACTTACATATTGATATTAATAATGAATAAGAATAGTTCTCATAATATAACCAAGTTACAAATTCCATTTGGCAAAATGTGTGTAACTTTCAGTTCTCTTCGCATGATTCAATTTATTTGACTATCACCTGAATGGTTGTTTTTGAATGCTTACCACTTGATAGAGTATTTTTAGTCATGATAAAAATTAGGTTACTtctagaaaattaaataaatgagTCAAAAATGAGCTGTAACTAAATCAAATTAGAAGATTATATTTATAACATATTTTTAGTTACTCTTGGTCCAAGACAACTAGCAGTCAACAGATATTTGTAAAACAAGTTGGTGACAGATTAATAATTCATTTGTTATAGCGTTGTTTTCGTAATGCCAAAAAAAATCACGTATATATTATCAGATGCTCGAAACAAAGTAGTTTATACTTTGATAcgttaaagaaaaagaaagtggtGTGATAGGAAAGAAGTGTGAGTGAAAGAGAGCAAAATTCATTGGTCTTGCACACACATTTTTTCTTTATCtaacctttcttttctttttctttacaCAAAATGTCTTCGTCCTCACCGACAACCAATTATGCTGACGATGACATGCAGGATATTATATTCACCAAACGAGGTTGTTTATTTTGGATCCCATGCTTTCGATCAAAAGCATCATCGTCAGCATATGGTCGTGGGTGTGGAGAAGAGCAGAAATCGGAGAAGAAGCAGCATTCGCGGCCCAAAAAATTGAAGAAAGTAAAGGAATTGTCTAAGAAGGTGTTTGGGTCTAAATGGAAAAAGTTTATTCGtcgtttgaagaagaagaatattcCCAGAACTACATTGACAAAGAAAGGTTCATTCCATTATGATCCCTTGAGTTATTCGCTCAACTTTGATGATGGAAAACATTACGAAGGTGATGATCATGAACGTTACAGCCGCAATTTTTCATATCGCTTTGCTTCTCTTCCAGCATCAACAAAATCATCCATGGACCTTGGCAAGGATAATAGTCTCTCGTTGATGTGATAATATCATGTGAAAATAGTCGAAAGCTTTTTTGAATGTATCCTTGATTTCATTTTTGACCTTAGCAAGACTCAAAATGGAGAAGGATATGATTCTTGAATAGAAATTGTTAGGCTATGTGTGCCTGTGTGGTAacatattttgtattatttaattttttacgtaataaacattttatttatttattgatatatatataaaaggaaaacatgCTATAGAGTATACACAAAGACAACAATATAATGGAACACATTTAAAATGttccaattaaaaaaattggacTTCAGTGTAGTGTAGTAAATTATTCTAACAAATCTAATGATTAATATTGAATAGAAACATTGTAGTGTAGTCACTAAAGCTTTATCATCACCATGGTCCTTGGGGTTGTaggtaaaactatttttaaaatttgaaattgtaATAGGGACACATGAAATGACAAAACGAACCTTGTTTGAGTCTGTTGTCAAAGTCAAATTAGAAATTACTTACTAGAATGCACATTCTGTTTTTATATTTGCTAGGCTCTTatcataaagactaataaaatttaacataatgcacataatatttgattttaatagaACCCTATACATTTAAATTAGAATTGATTCTCAATAACGTTACCCCCTCAGGCTGTGTAGGAAATGCATAGATTTCCAAGCTGCGGAGATgctgtttgatgaaatgcttcaGAGAGGGGTGCAGCTTAATAACATTACTTTCTCCACTTTGATCAACTGTGCCATGCTTTGCCCGATAAGGCTGTCGATTGGTTTGAGAGAATTCCGGGTTATGGGTGCGAGCCGGACGGAATTTACCTGTTCGGCTATGGTGTATGCTTATGCACTCACTGGCAGTGCTGACATGGCCCTGAAGCTCTATGATCGAGCGAAGCTGGAGGCGTGGCGCCTTGATGCAGTGACATTCTCAGCATTGATTAAGATGATTGGAATGTAGGGAAACTATGATGGATGCTTGAGTGTGTACCAAGAAATGAAGGAACTTGATGTGAGGCCTAACTtggcaatatatatatattcagaGATGATAAGTAATGCGTTCTCAACGGATTTGATGACCTATGCTGCTATGCATCTGTTATAAGTGTATGTTAGAGCACAGTTTAGTGATGAACTGATGATGCTCTAAGTGTTTATAAGGAAATTGAGATGAGTTTGATTCTTTATAATGTGCTTTTGGCGATGTGTACTGATGTTCACCATGTCGATGAAGGTGTTGGGATTTTCAGGGACATGAAAAGTTCTGGGACTAGACAGCCTGACAGTTGGACATATTCATCCATGATCACCTTGTATAATTGTATTCGTGCTACCGCAAAGTTTCAGAGGCGGAGGTGATGTTGAATGAGATTATTGAATCCAGAATT includes:
- the LOC130932567 gene encoding uncharacterized protein LOC130932567 yields the protein MSSSSPTTNYADDDMQDIIFTKRGCLFWIPCFRSKASSSAYGRGCGEEQKSEKKQHSRPKKLKKVKELSKKVFGSKWKKFIRRLKKKNIPRTTLTKKGSFHYDPLSYSLNFDDGKHYEGDDHERYSRNFSYRFASLPASTKSSMDLGKDNSLSLM